A genomic stretch from Arachis stenosperma cultivar V10309 chromosome 3, arast.V10309.gnm1.PFL2, whole genome shotgun sequence includes:
- the LOC130967953 gene encoding uncharacterized protein LOC130967953 gives MATRERTHGTMQQYGRGQETTAAAWDRETTGGGGSKTGTARQRQRLTRITGDCMTCEQTRTSRNHTSRQSSSGGYDTVEAEWRRSKRRMVDTVREKVMWCHGAAIRGNDREAPY, from the exons ATGGCGACACGAGAGAGGACACACGGCACGATGCAGCAATACGGGAGAGGGCAAGAAACAACGGCGGCAGCATGGGATCGCGAGACAACAGGCGGCGGCGGCAGCAAGACAGGGACCGCGAGACAGCGACAGCGACTCACGAGAATTACCGGCGATTGCATGACTTGCGAACAGACGCGCACCTCGCGAAATCACACCTCCCGTCAGAGTTCCTCCGGCGGTTATGACACTGTGGAGGCAGAGTGGCGACGGTCTAAACGGCGGATGGTTGACACGGTGAGAGAGAAAGTGATGTGGTGTCACGGTGCGGCAATAAGAGGGAACG ATCGAGAGGCTCCTTATTAG